A window of the Halobacterium hubeiense genome harbors these coding sequences:
- a CDS encoding DNA topoisomerase IV subunit A — MSDANTPDTPKGDDARDQLVELAEQFYDQFADGSVPKMTLPTRSKSNIEYDDDSDVWVYGDRTSTRSANSVRGARKLLKSIYTIDFLAQQLDEDRSSTLRELYYLSESWDEEEAQFNDQSESDKLVEDLEIVSGVKREDFHMRPEESGAKVMGPLRIREQTNRGDREIHCQDDVGQGGYQIPNNPDTIEFLDCDAEFVMCVETGGMRDRLVENGFDDEYDCLVVHLGGQPARATRRLTKRLHDELGLPITVFTDGDPWSYRIFGSVSYGSIKSAHLSEYLATPEAQFVGIRPQDIVDYDLPTDPLSDSDVNALESELEDPRFQSDFWTEQIELQLDIDKKAEQQALASRGLDFVTDTYLPERLDEMNVI; from the coding sequence ATGAGCGACGCAAACACCCCAGACACGCCGAAGGGCGACGACGCCCGCGACCAGCTCGTCGAGCTGGCCGAACAGTTCTACGACCAGTTCGCGGACGGGTCGGTCCCGAAGATGACCCTGCCCACGCGCTCGAAGTCCAACATCGAGTACGACGACGACTCCGACGTGTGGGTGTACGGCGACCGCACGAGCACGCGCTCGGCGAACTCCGTGCGGGGCGCGCGCAAGCTGTTGAAGTCCATCTACACCATCGACTTCCTCGCCCAGCAACTCGACGAGGACCGCTCTTCGACGCTGCGTGAGTTGTACTACCTCTCGGAGTCCTGGGACGAGGAGGAAGCCCAGTTCAACGACCAGAGCGAGTCCGACAAGCTCGTCGAGGACCTCGAAATCGTCTCCGGCGTGAAGCGCGAGGACTTCCACATGCGCCCCGAGGAGTCCGGCGCGAAGGTGATGGGGCCGCTGCGCATCCGCGAGCAGACCAACCGCGGCGACCGCGAGATTCACTGCCAGGACGACGTCGGGCAGGGCGGCTACCAGATTCCGAACAACCCCGACACCATCGAGTTCCTGGACTGCGACGCGGAGTTCGTGATGTGCGTGGAGACCGGCGGGATGCGCGACCGCCTCGTCGAGAACGGCTTCGACGACGAGTACGACTGTCTCGTCGTCCACCTCGGCGGCCAGCCGGCGCGCGCGACCCGCCGCCTGACCAAGCGCCTCCACGACGAACTCGGCCTCCCCATCACCGTGTTCACTGACGGCGACCCGTGGTCGTACCGCATCTTCGGCTCCGTCTCCTACGGCTCCATCAAGTCCGCACACCTCTCGGAGTATCTCGCCACCCCCGAAGCGCAGTTCGTGGGCATCCGCCCGCAGGACATCGTCGACTACGACCTGCCGACGGACCCGCTCTCGGATTCGGACGTGAACGCCCTCGAATCCGAGCTGGAGGACCCGCGCTTCCAGAGCGACTTCTGGACCGAACAGATAGAGCTCCAGCTCGACATCGACAAGAAGGCCGAACAGCAGGCGCTGGCCTCCCGCGGCCTCGATTTCGTCACGGACACCTACCTGCCCGAGCGCCTCGACGAGA